The following proteins are encoded in a genomic region of Dyadobacter sp. UC 10:
- a CDS encoding Arc family DNA-binding protein, whose amino-acid sequence MSEKKAFVLRINPEMLKELEVWAQQDFRSLNGQIEYLLSEALKKQRRGKKHSDNGAEGKE is encoded by the coding sequence ATGTCAGAAAAAAAGGCTTTTGTACTACGGATAAATCCTGAAATGCTCAAAGAACTCGAAGTTTGGGCGCAGCAGGATTTTCGTAGTTTGAACGGACAGATTGAATACCTGCTCAGCGAAGCATTGAAAAAACAGCGACGCGGGAAAAAGCATAGTGACAATGGTGCGGAAGGAAAAGAATAA
- a CDS encoding serpin family protein has translation MKTLIQAFIAPLAIALFTMGCTNDNGVPPTNEVNPVEIPSEIADGSSRFAFNFLHSLQESQPAADNFFVSPLSLHMALGMLLNGAENESAAEVQKALEMQGVSLSDLNKAYNTLIRDLPVADSRVTLGLANSIWYKNGLNVETSFQNILKESFQAEITGLPFDDASKDRINQWASDKTNGKIKSVIQEIQPDHIMFLLNALYFKGDWKARFDPKETVDMPFKLENGSSKTVKMMHIKSAFKIYGDASFSAVRLPYGNGQFSMTLLLPAGTNTIDQILSEIDAAKWKSIIAGNSETNIKVGLPKFTLDYSANLNSTLQQMGINRVFSNGAQFGKISQSTPMKVDFVKQNAYLAIDEKGTEAAAVTSIGMVPTSTTPQEPRFICDQPFGLIISENTSNTILFMGRIKNPDSK, from the coding sequence ATGAAAACTTTGATCCAGGCATTTATCGCCCCGCTTGCAATTGCTCTGTTTACAATGGGCTGTACAAATGACAACGGCGTGCCGCCTACCAATGAGGTTAACCCTGTCGAAATCCCATCAGAGATAGCAGACGGATCCAGCAGGTTTGCCTTTAACTTTTTACACAGCCTTCAGGAAAGCCAGCCAGCCGCAGATAACTTTTTCGTTTCACCGCTGAGCCTGCACATGGCGCTGGGAATGCTGCTGAATGGTGCCGAAAATGAGTCGGCCGCGGAGGTTCAGAAGGCATTGGAGATGCAGGGCGTTTCCCTTTCAGACCTAAATAAAGCGTATAACACGTTGATCCGCGATCTGCCCGTTGCCGATTCCAGAGTTACGCTCGGGCTTGCCAATTCGATCTGGTACAAAAACGGCCTGAACGTCGAAACCAGCTTCCAGAATATTTTGAAAGAATCTTTTCAGGCTGAAATTACCGGATTACCTTTTGACGATGCGAGCAAAGACAGGATCAATCAATGGGCAAGCGATAAGACAAACGGAAAAATCAAAAGTGTGATTCAGGAGATACAACCTGATCATATCATGTTCCTGCTGAACGCACTCTATTTCAAGGGAGACTGGAAAGCGCGATTTGATCCGAAAGAAACAGTTGATATGCCATTTAAATTGGAGAATGGCTCCAGCAAGACCGTGAAGATGATGCACATTAAGTCAGCATTTAAAATCTACGGCGATGCTTCGTTCAGTGCTGTACGACTTCCTTATGGAAACGGGCAGTTCAGCATGACACTCCTGCTCCCGGCAGGCACCAATACGATCGACCAAATATTATCCGAAATTGACGCTGCTAAATGGAAATCAATCATTGCAGGTAATTCTGAAACCAATATCAAAGTAGGCCTGCCAAAATTCACCCTTGATTATTCGGCGAACCTGAATAGTACTTTACAGCAGATGGGTATTAATAGGGTTTTTTCAAACGGAGCACAATTTGGCAAAATAAGCCAGTCCACACCTATGAAGGTGGATTTTGTTAAACAAAACGCTTACCTGGCCATCGATGAAAAAGGGACGGAAGCCGCGGCTGTAACATCGATCGGGATGGTACCGACATCTACAACTCCTCAGGAGCCCAGATTCATCTGCGACCAACCGTTTGGACTGATCATCAGTGAAAATACATCCAACACTATTTTGTTTATGGGGAGGATCAAAAATCCAGACAGCAAATAG
- a CDS encoding SPFH domain-containing protein, protein MNEKPLTSNSGAGMLGLGILLMFIGVGLASSLDNPALGMIFFIPGFFFLLGFTVVNPNEAVVATFFGDYQGTVKENGLRWINPLFKKKKISLRARNLNGQKLKVNDKLGNPIEIAAVVVWRISDTVKACFEVDDYVKYVEIQSEAAVRHLAGIYAYDSMEDDDIAVHEVTLRDGSGKINEMLEGELTERLSRAGVEVLEARISHLAYAPEIAGAMLQRQQASAVVAARRQIVNGAVGMVDMALAMLSEKQIVELDEERKAAMVSNLLVVLCGEKAATPILNAGTLYP, encoded by the coding sequence ATGAATGAAAAACCACTAACCTCCAATTCAGGCGCGGGAATGCTCGGCCTGGGTATATTGCTGATGTTTATAGGCGTAGGCCTGGCGAGCTCGCTTGACAATCCAGCTTTGGGCATGATCTTCTTCATCCCCGGATTCTTTTTCTTGCTGGGTTTTACGGTCGTTAACCCAAATGAGGCCGTAGTCGCAACATTTTTTGGCGACTACCAGGGAACTGTCAAAGAAAATGGGCTCCGCTGGATCAATCCATTATTTAAAAAGAAAAAGATCAGTTTGCGCGCCAGAAACCTGAACGGTCAGAAATTGAAAGTAAACGACAAGCTCGGAAACCCCATTGAAATTGCGGCAGTTGTAGTTTGGCGGATCAGCGACACTGTGAAAGCCTGCTTTGAGGTGGACGATTACGTGAAATATGTAGAAATCCAGTCGGAAGCGGCTGTACGCCACCTTGCGGGGATTTATGCTTATGACAGTATGGAGGACGATGATATTGCAGTTCATGAAGTTACGCTGCGGGACGGAAGCGGTAAAATCAATGAAATGCTGGAAGGCGAGCTGACAGAACGGCTTAGTCGCGCCGGAGTGGAAGTACTCGAAGCACGGATCAGCCACCTGGCCTACGCACCTGAAATCGCAGGGGCAATGCTGCAAAGGCAACAGGCTTCTGCGGTGGTAGCAGCGCGCCGGCAGATCGTGAACGGGGCTGTCGGTATGGTGGATATGGCACTTGCAATGCTTTCGGAAAAACAAATTGTGGAACTGGATGAGGAGCGCAAAGCTGCCATGGTAAGCAATTTGTTGGTAGTATTATGTGGTGAAAAAGCAGCCACTCCAATTTTGAACGCCGGTACTTTGTATCCCTGA
- a CDS encoding glycosyltransferase family protein, whose product MKILFMVQGEGRGHLTQAISLSQILRQAGHEIVGAMVGTSPGRQIPAFFNEGIRTNVLHFDAPNIIYNAQGGGMNLQRTIYTHLSNLPKYLMSLRKIHEAVKQIKPDLIISFYDTYGGLYNLVCRSQIPMVCIAHQYLLLHPKFVFPENSKFNQFLINLNSKSTSWLAKKRLALSFREIPSRQDLNIIVVPPLLRREVASLIPTSGDYLLVYMTHHSLSKQIIEWHCKHSDVKLHCFWDNPDASDEFAYDETLTFHRINSEKYLSMLAGCRGLVTTAGFESVCEAMYLGKPVMMVPVPNHFEQECNAIDGVISGAGVTSKSFDLSVLLEYLPKHIDQSARFRSWYRRGSALFLEEIESFAGKQVRKEGIKA is encoded by the coding sequence ATGAAAATCCTTTTCATGGTTCAGGGGGAAGGAAGAGGGCATTTGACCCAGGCGATCTCTTTGAGCCAGATTCTACGCCAGGCAGGGCACGAGATAGTCGGTGCAATGGTTGGAACTTCGCCCGGGCGGCAGATCCCGGCATTTTTTAATGAAGGCATCCGCACGAATGTGTTACATTTCGATGCCCCGAATATCATTTATAATGCGCAAGGCGGTGGCATGAACCTGCAAAGAACGATCTATACACACCTTTCCAATTTACCCAAATACCTCATGAGCCTCCGCAAGATCCATGAAGCGGTTAAACAAATAAAACCCGACCTGATCATCAGTTTTTATGATACCTACGGTGGTTTGTATAATCTGGTCTGCCGATCTCAGATACCGATGGTTTGCATTGCTCACCAGTACCTTTTGCTTCACCCAAAATTTGTTTTCCCTGAAAACAGCAAATTCAATCAATTCCTGATTAACCTTAATTCGAAATCGACGTCGTGGCTAGCCAAAAAACGACTGGCTTTATCGTTTAGGGAAATACCTTCACGGCAAGATCTAAATATTATTGTCGTTCCGCCGCTTTTGCGCCGTGAAGTGGCTTCACTCATTCCGACGAGTGGCGACTACCTGCTGGTATATATGACCCACCATAGTCTGAGCAAACAGATTATTGAATGGCATTGCAAGCATTCTGATGTGAAGCTTCATTGTTTCTGGGATAACCCGGATGCTTCTGATGAGTTTGCTTATGATGAAACACTGACTTTCCACCGGATCAATAGCGAGAAATATCTGAGTATGCTGGCCGGATGTCGTGGCTTGGTAACAACAGCAGGATTCGAATCGGTCTGTGAGGCAATGTACCTGGGTAAGCCCGTGATGATGGTGCCGGTACCCAACCACTTTGAGCAGGAGTGTAATGCTATCGACGGCGTGATTTCCGGCGCGGGTGTCACTTCGAAATCCTTTGATCTTTCGGTGCTTCTGGAATATTTGCCGAAACACATCGATCAATCTGCGAGGTTCCGCTCGTGGTATCGCCGGGGTAGTGCACTGTTTTTGGAGGAGATTGAGTCTTTTGCCGGCAAGCAGGTTCGTAAGGAAGGGATAAAAGCTTAA
- a CDS encoding LVIVD repeat-containing protein produces MKPKLLHFFFLLIATAFWSCNDQCKETRVVRRFSNLTHSLMELRTQVKAASPKSLENPGKMYVFGKYLFVNEIKKGIHIIDNADKSNPRFVSFISIPGNGDIAVRDNILYADSFSDLVALDITNPENATEIERVKNVFKNGLFEGGSWTLNESIGAINDQNVEYVTETITVDCENNVTPISWWGGIWAVADRAFFSSNTSNAAPQSAGNSNGQAGSMSRFALHQQFLYAVGQNQLHLFNIANPKKPVDFATVNIGWGIETIFPYNNKLFIGSSTGMFIYDNSNPAAPERLSTFQHGRACDPVVVHGDIAYVTIRSGSACPGTQNQLDLVDVSNPSSPQLIKSYQMENPHGLSIDFPTLYLCEGEHGLKLFNAKDKFGIDKNQIAHFKNMDAFDVISLGKTLFLIGKDGFYQYDSSNPSDLRLLSKILVNKAI; encoded by the coding sequence ATGAAACCTAAACTTCTACATTTCTTCTTCCTGCTCATTGCAACTGCCTTTTGGTCATGCAACGATCAATGTAAAGAAACCAGGGTAGTTCGCCGTTTCAGCAACCTGACGCATTCGTTGATGGAACTGCGCACACAGGTAAAAGCAGCTTCTCCCAAATCACTTGAAAATCCGGGGAAGATGTATGTGTTTGGCAAATATCTTTTTGTCAATGAAATCAAAAAAGGCATACATATCATCGACAATGCAGATAAATCCAATCCGCGGTTCGTCTCTTTTATCTCGATCCCCGGAAATGGAGATATTGCAGTCCGCGACAATATCCTCTATGCCGACAGTTTTTCGGATCTGGTAGCACTGGACATTACAAATCCCGAGAATGCCACAGAAATAGAAAGGGTCAAAAATGTTTTTAAAAACGGGCTTTTCGAAGGCGGTTCCTGGACTTTAAATGAATCGATAGGAGCGATCAACGATCAAAATGTTGAGTATGTTACCGAAACCATTACAGTAGATTGTGAGAACAATGTGACGCCTATTTCCTGGTGGGGAGGGATTTGGGCAGTTGCTGACAGGGCTTTTTTCAGTTCTAATACCAGTAACGCTGCACCACAATCAGCCGGAAATTCGAACGGACAGGCTGGCTCAATGTCGCGCTTTGCACTTCATCAGCAATTTTTATATGCGGTCGGCCAAAACCAGCTGCACCTCTTTAATATTGCAAACCCCAAAAAGCCGGTAGATTTCGCTACTGTTAATATTGGCTGGGGAATTGAGACGATATTCCCTTACAACAACAAACTTTTTATCGGCTCATCAACTGGTATGTTCATTTATGATAACAGTAACCCGGCAGCCCCCGAGCGGCTTTCCACGTTTCAGCATGGAAGAGCCTGCGATCCGGTCGTTGTGCACGGAGACATTGCCTATGTGACGATCCGTTCGGGAAGCGCCTGTCCCGGAACGCAAAATCAGCTTGATCTCGTCGATGTCAGTAACCCTTCTTCCCCTCAGCTCATTAAAAGCTACCAAATGGAAAATCCGCACGGATTGAGCATTGATTTTCCAACACTCTATCTCTGTGAAGGTGAACATGGACTTAAATTATTTAATGCGAAGGACAAATTCGGAATTGATAAAAACCAGATTGCCCATTTTAAAAATATGGACGCTTTTGATGTAATTTCCTTAGGTAAAACCCTGTTTTTAATCGGTAAAGACGGGTTTTATCAATATGATTCGTCCAATCCGTCCGACCTTCGTTTGCTTAGTAAAATTCTGGTAAACAAAGCGATCTGA
- a CDS encoding UDP-2,3-diacylglucosamine diphosphatase yields MGDTTHFRTIIISDLHLGAGGSKAEEVTSFLKSYTCKKLILNGDIIDAWQLKKYGVWKKKHTMFFKRVLKMIEEHKTKVIYIRGNHDDFLDQIIPLRLGKHFQIRKDYILNSGTQRFYVTHGDVFDSITTHLKWLAYLGDMGYTFLLWVNKFYNKYREWRGLSYYSLSQKVKQSVKLAVNYMTDFEEKLTELARSRSCDGVICGHIHHPAIREIDGIMYMNSGDWVETLSALVEDFDGNWSLLYYDQQAIVQKPLKAAKVAEQFPVVEKQVAFTGFLTGRNQRYL; encoded by the coding sequence ATGGGAGATACAACTCACTTTCGGACAATCATCATTTCTGACCTGCATTTAGGCGCGGGCGGTTCCAAGGCGGAAGAGGTAACCAGCTTTTTGAAAAGCTATACTTGTAAAAAGCTGATACTGAATGGCGACATTATTGACGCCTGGCAGCTTAAAAAGTACGGCGTCTGGAAAAAAAAGCACACAATGTTTTTCAAACGGGTGCTCAAAATGATTGAAGAACACAAAACGAAAGTCATTTACATTCGTGGCAATCACGATGATTTTCTTGATCAGATTATCCCACTGAGGCTTGGAAAGCACTTTCAGATCCGCAAAGATTATATTCTCAACTCAGGTACCCAGCGATTTTATGTCACGCACGGAGACGTTTTTGACTCTATCACAACCCATTTGAAATGGCTGGCGTACCTGGGAGATATGGGTTATACATTTTTGCTCTGGGTCAATAAGTTTTATAACAAGTACCGCGAATGGCGTGGACTGTCATATTATTCCTTGTCTCAAAAAGTGAAGCAATCCGTGAAGCTGGCGGTGAATTATATGACGGATTTTGAAGAAAAGCTCACAGAGCTGGCACGTTCCAGGAGTTGTGACGGTGTAATTTGTGGACACATTCACCACCCGGCGATCCGTGAAATAGACGGTATCATGTACATGAATTCCGGCGATTGGGTAGAGACGCTGAGCGCGCTGGTCGAAGATTTCGATGGTAACTGGAGTCTGCTGTACTATGATCAGCAGGCAATTGTTCAAAAACCTCTCAAAGCGGCGAAGGTTGCAGAGCAATTTCCGGTAGTTGAAAAACAGGTCGCCTTTACCGGATTTTTGACGGGAAGAAACCAACGGTATCTATAA
- a CDS encoding energy transducer TonB yields MKSLFTLLLFCSFQSIGQKIYLPHEVEKSAEPAGGSSYFNQFINANLQIPFKSSVKGLNSRVFVKGIVEPDGTMTNVEIIRGTDPLCNQEALRVVKLFRAWKPALVKGEAVRQSVSYPIAFKAAARSSYDSTSNSITEHFDSKYAPTTDLKKAEYRSTLPLDEKGYVANDVRYEQKQGNKWKPIGTAAFAKNNVWFKSDYLGEGIDSIQAYSISARDKNMASHAAEAVFQPNGSLLDYIEYNADNKASLHKKYDLKGMVREMTLFSDSLKTEIKWYDNGQIKTVKETLLAKQTDNEQVAYINAWEKDGTQTVKDGDGYWKTTEKTYDGRLLTEQGRVISGAKNDKWTGKLADSTLFYEETYELGVLQKGISYQDGQQIEYTKAQISPQFKGGINEFYRFLGRNIVYPTDAARRGVAGRVQLSFVVCEDGSLCEYKVEKSAGFGLDEEALRVVKKMNGSWEPGILRGKPVRVRYNVPINFQVQ; encoded by the coding sequence ATGAAATCACTTTTTACGCTTCTGTTATTTTGCTCTTTTCAGTCGATAGGACAAAAGATTTACCTGCCCCACGAAGTAGAAAAAAGCGCCGAACCTGCCGGCGGATCATCCTACTTCAACCAGTTTATCAATGCCAATCTGCAAATCCCGTTCAAAAGCTCGGTGAAAGGTTTGAATAGCCGCGTTTTCGTAAAAGGTATAGTCGAGCCCGACGGCACGATGACGAATGTTGAGATAATTCGTGGAACTGATCCGCTTTGCAACCAGGAGGCACTTCGGGTAGTGAAGTTGTTTCGTGCATGGAAACCTGCGTTGGTAAAAGGCGAGGCTGTTCGCCAGTCTGTTTCCTATCCTATCGCATTCAAAGCAGCCGCCAGAAGCAGTTACGATAGTACCAGCAACTCCATTACCGAACATTTTGATAGTAAATACGCGCCGACAACTGATCTGAAAAAAGCAGAATACCGAAGCACGCTGCCTCTCGACGAAAAGGGATATGTCGCAAATGATGTCAGATACGAGCAAAAGCAGGGAAACAAATGGAAACCGATCGGTACAGCAGCATTTGCGAAAAATAATGTGTGGTTTAAATCGGATTATCTGGGTGAGGGGATTGATTCCATCCAAGCGTATTCCATATCTGCCCGCGACAAAAATATGGCCAGCCACGCTGCGGAAGCAGTTTTCCAGCCAAATGGCAGCCTGCTCGACTATATTGAATACAATGCGGACAACAAAGCCTCTCTGCACAAAAAATACGACCTCAAAGGAATGGTCCGCGAAATGACGCTCTTTTCCGACAGCCTGAAAACGGAAATTAAATGGTATGATAATGGCCAGATTAAAACGGTGAAAGAAACGCTGCTTGCGAAACAGACCGACAATGAGCAGGTTGCATACATAAATGCGTGGGAAAAAGATGGTACACAGACTGTCAAGGACGGCGACGGGTATTGGAAAACAACTGAAAAGACCTACGACGGAAGGTTACTGACGGAACAGGGCCGCGTTATATCCGGCGCAAAAAATGATAAATGGACGGGGAAGCTTGCAGACAGCACTTTATTTTATGAGGAAACATACGAGCTTGGGGTATTGCAAAAGGGAATATCCTATCAGGACGGACAGCAAATTGAATATACCAAGGCCCAGATCAGTCCGCAGTTCAAAGGCGGAATCAATGAATTTTACAGGTTTCTTGGCCGCAATATCGTATACCCGACCGACGCGGCCCGTCGCGGCGTTGCAGGACGGGTACAACTTTCTTTTGTAGTATGCGAGGACGGCAGTCTTTGCGAATATAAGGTTGAAAAAAGCGCCGGATTCGGGCTGGATGAGGAAGCACTTCGTGTCGTTAAAAAAATGAATGGAAGTTGGGAGCCCGGCATTTTGCGGGGCAAGCCGGTGCGCGTGCGCTATAATGTTCCGATTAACTTCCAGGTCCAGTAA
- a CDS encoding outer membrane beta-barrel protein → MDPSGINNFEEQWRKALSEASETPPKSIWENIEAHLDEESEKGTVLPLWWQSKKLWLAAASVAALLVVGAGFWYSDIKNSGSERAEIAADRSAATPQIAKGPASDQSIPADQEKNNVIAENAGKDEAAHSEHVSATKNEVLAAGKSGRNADKNYAASSVNQFKPEKAVAKSDRRATRETSANEPVIALSQNQQNNPANLPAVILADNQNKIASQEDAAENTISVNMLAGRSYNDLDIHLQKRYVFFKPNAISEEEIKPKKHTEYWAGIGVMPASFNPDVQIKRPPQDFAYQALSSRKAVTGTSEAGVSYALQTQGGVRLSKHWSVELGLSYLQGNSSYEGGGYLLNAYSQSANVLENAFADASPKPSFPTDKNFNNGAVYIDVAKKVSNNYQYLQMPVQAGFTLNPDKKLSYSILGGMMANFFLSNDLESASGDIITTKASDEVYRSMNWAATTGLRFNYRLSSRWKANLTGSYQKAISSGFRSNQTLDAHPYLYGVAWGVRYSF, encoded by the coding sequence ATGGATCCGTCCGGAATAAACAATTTTGAAGAACAGTGGCGAAAGGCATTGAGCGAGGCTTCTGAAACCCCTCCCAAATCAATCTGGGAAAATATTGAAGCGCACCTTGATGAGGAAAGTGAAAAAGGAACTGTTCTTCCGCTTTGGTGGCAATCTAAAAAGCTCTGGCTGGCAGCCGCTTCTGTTGCGGCCCTGCTGGTTGTAGGTGCAGGATTTTGGTATTCTGATATCAAAAATAGCGGTTCTGAGCGCGCGGAGATCGCCGCCGACAGATCTGCTGCTACTCCCCAGATAGCAAAAGGCCCCGCCTCTGATCAAAGCATTCCAGCAGACCAGGAAAAAAATAACGTTATCGCTGAAAATGCCGGCAAGGATGAAGCGGCTCACTCTGAACATGTTAGTGCAACTAAAAATGAAGTACTTGCTGCTGGAAAGTCAGGACGAAATGCTGACAAAAATTACGCTGCTTCATCTGTGAACCAGTTTAAACCGGAAAAAGCAGTAGCGAAATCGGACAGGCGGGCAACTCGTGAGACCAGTGCCAACGAGCCTGTCATTGCTCTGAGCCAAAATCAGCAAAATAACCCGGCGAACCTGCCTGCTGTGATACTTGCCGATAATCAAAACAAGATTGCTTCACAAGAAGATGCAGCGGAAAATACTATCTCCGTAAATATGCTCGCAGGCCGTTCTTATAACGACCTGGATATTCATTTGCAGAAACGCTATGTATTTTTCAAACCAAATGCGATCTCCGAAGAAGAGATAAAACCTAAAAAGCACACGGAATATTGGGCAGGAATCGGTGTAATGCCGGCCTCCTTTAATCCTGACGTACAAATCAAACGGCCACCTCAGGACTTTGCCTACCAGGCATTATCCAGCAGGAAAGCCGTTACGGGTACCAGCGAAGCTGGTGTTTCCTACGCTTTGCAAACGCAGGGTGGAGTTCGCCTGTCTAAACACTGGTCGGTTGAGCTGGGGCTAAGCTACTTGCAGGGGAACTCGTCTTACGAGGGCGGCGGATATCTTTTGAATGCGTACAGTCAATCAGCAAACGTACTTGAAAATGCCTTCGCTGATGCATCTCCAAAACCTTCTTTTCCAACTGATAAAAATTTCAACAACGGAGCAGTTTATATTGACGTTGCTAAAAAAGTAAGTAACAATTATCAATACCTGCAAATGCCAGTTCAGGCTGGATTTACATTAAATCCGGACAAAAAATTGAGTTATTCGATTTTAGGAGGTATGATGGCCAACTTCTTTCTCAGCAACGACCTGGAATCTGCTTCGGGTGATATTATCACTACCAAGGCAAGCGATGAGGTTTACCGCAGCATGAATTGGGCCGCGACGACCGGTTTGAGGTTTAATTACAGACTGTCAAGCAGATGGAAAGCTAACCTTACAGGCTCGTATCAAAAGGCAATTTCTTCCGGATTCAGGTCGAATCAAACTCTTGATGCGCATCCATATTTGTATGGAGTGGCCTGGGGAGTAAGATATTCCTTTTAA
- a CDS encoding META domain-containing protein → MKNLALILLVLLLLVSTASQCTDSDLCCGPLPCTSDNTLSGKWKLDYYQDIATGATESNPQENTRGVIYTFSDDTSKGSIEGHTLSNSVAGSYELAPGCNIRILGFGGSKVGEPSWSGRAWLTSAEFYHYELSPMRLTLTPENGKARLVFKKVR, encoded by the coding sequence ATGAAAAATCTTGCCCTAATTCTCTTGGTTTTATTACTGCTAGTATCCACAGCCTCGCAATGTACCGATTCGGATCTGTGCTGCGGACCACTGCCTTGCACTTCTGACAATACGCTTTCCGGCAAATGGAAGCTGGACTACTATCAGGATATAGCCACCGGCGCGACAGAATCGAATCCTCAGGAGAACACAAGAGGAGTGATTTACACATTTTCTGATGATACAAGTAAGGGTTCTATTGAGGGGCATACGCTGAGCAATAGTGTTGCTGGTTCTTATGAACTTGCGCCCGGGTGTAATATCCGGATTTTGGGTTTTGGAGGGTCAAAGGTCGGGGAGCCCTCGTGGAGTGGCAGGGCCTGGCTCACGTCAGCAGAATTTTATCATTATGAGCTCAGCCCAATGAGGCTCACCCTAACACCCGAAAACGGCAAAGCGCGGCTGGTATTCAAGAAAGTCCGATAG